One window from the genome of Oryza glaberrima chromosome 3, OglaRS2, whole genome shotgun sequence encodes:
- the LOC127766908 gene encoding GDSL esterase/lipase At3g48460, with protein MAARRSDVILLLLLLIAGVSVPAAAFETVYAFGDSFTDTGNTHSTTGPYSFGYVSSPPYGATFFHRSTNRYSDGRLVVDFLADRLALPGFLPPYLSPAAANATHGVNFAVAGATAIEHEFFARNNLSVDITPQSIMTELAWFEAHLRRSPAAARAVGDALFWVGEIGANDYAYSFMAATTIPQDQIRNMAIDRLTTFIEALLKKGAKYIIVQGLPLTGCLPLTMTLARPEDRDNISCAATVNQQSHAHNRRLQASLRRLRRQHPAAVIAYADYYAAHLAVMAAPARYGFTEPFKTCCGAGGGAYNFEIFSTCGSPEVTTACAQPAKYVNWDGVHMTEAMYRVVAGMFFQDGRYCHPPFSTLLARRNKGN; from the exons ATGGCAGCTCGCCGTAGTGACGTcatcctgctcctcctcctcctcatcgccggcgtctccgtcccggcggcggcgttcgagACGGTGTACGCGTTCGGCGACTCGTTCACGGACACGGGGAACACGCACTCGACGACGGGGCCCTACTCCTTCGGCTACGTGTCCAGCCCGCCGTACGGCGCCACCTTCTTCCACCGCTCCACCAACCGCTACTccgacggccgcctcgtcgtcgacttcctcgccgaccgcctcgcGCTGCCGGGGTTCCTCCCGCCGTacctctcccccgccgccgccaacgccacccACGGCGTCaacttcgccgtcgccggcgccacggCCATCGAGCACGAGTTCTTCGCGAGGAACAACCTCAGCGTCGACATCACGCCGCAGTCCATCATGACGGAGCTCGCCTGGTTCGAGGCGCACCTCCGgcggtcgcccgccgccgccagggccGTCGGCGACGCGCTCTTCTGGGTCGGCGAGATCGGCGCCAACGACTACGCCTACAGCTTcatggccgccaccaccatcccccAGGACCAAATCCGGAACATGGCCATCGACAGGCTCACCACCTTCAtcgag GCATTGCTGAAGAAGGGGGCCAAGTACATAATCGTACAGGGGCTACCTCTAACCGGTTGCCTGCCACTGACCATGACGCTGGCCCGCCCGGAGGACCGCGACAACAtcagctgcgccgccaccgtcaaCCAGCAGAGCCACGCCCACAACCGCCGCCTCCAGGCCAGCCtccgccggctccggcggcagCACCCGGCCGCCGTCATCGCCTACGCCGACTACTACGCCGCCCACCTCGCCGTCATGGCGGCCCCGGCGAGGTACGGCTTCACGGAGCCCTTCAAGACttgctgcggcgccggcggcggcgcctacaACTTCGAGATCTTCTCCACCTGCGGCTCGCCGGAGGTGACCACCGCCTGCGCGCAGCCGGCCAAGTACGTCAACTGGGACGGCGTCCACATGACGGAGGCCATGTACAGGGTCGTCGCCGGCATGTTCTTCCAGGACGGCAGGTACTGCCACCCGCCGTTCAGCACCTTGCTCGCCAGGCGGAACAAAGGCAATTAA